Proteins encoded in a region of the Streptomyces akebiae genome:
- a CDS encoding fused MFS/spermidine synthase, producing MTGSSSSPGAEGSPRGPGLGSHTAAVLVFGSSAAVLVVEIVALRLLAPYLGLTLETSTMVIGIALTAIAVGSWLGGILADQVDPRLLIGPSLGVSGAVVALTPAVLRTTAEWAPALLLLIASLTILVPGALLSAVTPMVTKLRLTRLAETGTVVGRLSGVGTVGAIVGTVLTGFVLVSRLPVSGILIGLGILLVVGSALVEWRTRRWGGTPALTLAVVAGGLGTAVAPGGCDAETRYHCARVVADPDRDGGRTLVLDGVRHSYVDVDDPTFLEFTYVRAIASAVDAAFPEREPLAAHHLGGGGLTLPRYLAATRPGTRSLVSEIDSGVVRIDRERLGLRAEAGIDVRVEDGRLGLRALPADSRDLVVGDAFGGVSVPWHLTTVEAMADVRRVLDPDGLYVANLIDHGDLDFARAEVATLAETFAHVALVGAPANIGLDTTATSEGGNLVVLASDRPVDLRATQQALDTRRTGWRITTGAPLTTWTADARPLTDDYAPVDQLLQPSSTRRDR from the coding sequence GTGACCGGATCGTCGTCCTCACCCGGCGCCGAGGGCAGTCCTCGCGGCCCCGGACTGGGTTCCCACACCGCCGCCGTGCTCGTGTTCGGGTCGTCGGCGGCGGTCCTGGTGGTCGAGATCGTCGCCCTGCGGCTGCTGGCTCCCTATCTCGGTCTCACCCTGGAGACCAGCACCATGGTGATCGGCATCGCCCTCACGGCGATCGCCGTCGGCTCCTGGCTGGGTGGGATCCTCGCCGACCAGGTAGACCCGCGCCTCCTGATCGGCCCCTCGCTCGGGGTGTCGGGAGCGGTCGTGGCGCTCACCCCCGCCGTGCTGCGCACCACCGCGGAGTGGGCACCGGCGCTGCTACTGCTGATCGCGTCGCTGACCATCCTCGTACCAGGCGCGCTGCTGTCCGCGGTGACGCCGATGGTGACGAAGCTGCGTCTCACCCGCCTCGCCGAGACCGGGACGGTGGTCGGCCGGCTGTCCGGCGTCGGCACGGTCGGCGCGATCGTCGGCACCGTCCTCACCGGGTTCGTCCTGGTGTCGCGGCTGCCGGTGAGCGGCATCCTGATCGGCCTCGGCATCCTGCTGGTCGTCGGCTCGGCGCTGGTCGAGTGGCGTACGCGCCGGTGGGGCGGCACCCCCGCCCTGACCCTCGCGGTCGTCGCCGGCGGCCTCGGCACCGCGGTCGCGCCCGGTGGCTGCGACGCGGAGACCAGGTACCACTGCGCCCGGGTCGTCGCGGACCCCGACCGGGACGGCGGCCGCACGCTCGTCCTGGACGGTGTGCGGCACTCCTACGTCGACGTCGACGATCCGACGTTCCTGGAGTTCACGTACGTGCGCGCGATCGCCTCGGCGGTCGACGCGGCCTTCCCCGAGCGGGAGCCGCTCGCCGCGCATCATCTGGGCGGTGGCGGACTCACCCTCCCCCGCTACCTCGCCGCCACACGGCCCGGGACGCGCAGCCTCGTGTCCGAGATCGACAGCGGGGTCGTACGCATCGACCGTGAACGGCTCGGCCTGCGGGCGGAGGCCGGGATCGACGTACGCGTGGAGGACGGCCGACTGGGCCTGCGGGCGCTGCCCGCCGACAGCCGGGACCTCGTCGTCGGCGACGCCTTCGGGGGCGTCAGCGTGCCGTGGCACCTCACCACGGTGGAGGCGATGGCCGACGTACGACGGGTCCTCGACCCCGACGGCCTGTACGTCGCCAACCTCATCGACCACGGCGACCTGGACTTCGCCCGCGCCGAGGTGGCGACCCTCGCCGAGACCTTCGCGCACGTCGCCCTCGTCGGCGCCCCCGCGAACATCGGCCTCGACACGACGGCCACCTCCGAGGGCGGCAACCTCGTGGTGCTCGCCTCCGACCGGCCCGTCGACCTGCGCGCGACCCAGCAGGCGCTGGACACCCGCCGGACCGGCTGGCGGATCACCACCGGCGCCCCCCTCACGACCTGGACCGCCGACGCCCGCCCCCTGACCGACGACTACGCCCCCGTCGACCAACTCCTCCAACCGTCCAGCACACGACGGGACCGGTGA
- a CDS encoding phosphorothioated DNA-binding restriction endonuclease, translating into MDWLERVAGLRQWTRNGTRAPHKPLLLLHALGRFQQDPDGELRYSAVEEDLQRLLTEYGPPHRTSPAYPFHHLVSDGVWEVRTDRGLGSPGSGVRDLRETGATGRLSAEFGAALRNEPELLSRVTRLLLDRHFPPSVHGELCEAVGLELDPAEVVPISTARKQRDRRMRELVLTAYEYRCAFCGYDGRLGPVPVGLEAAHVRWWALGGPDDVDNGLCLCSLHHKLFDKGVLGVDGDHRVLVSQHFVGHSPAAREQVLALAGRALVGPQPGVRPVAAYHLDWHISQVFRGTPRPATAA; encoded by the coding sequence ATGGACTGGCTGGAGCGCGTAGCGGGGCTGAGGCAGTGGACCAGGAACGGGACGCGCGCTCCGCACAAGCCGTTGCTTCTCCTGCACGCCCTCGGCCGGTTCCAGCAGGACCCCGACGGCGAGCTGCGGTACAGCGCGGTCGAGGAGGACCTCCAGCGTCTGCTGACCGAGTACGGCCCACCCCACAGGACGTCGCCCGCGTACCCGTTCCACCACCTGGTCAGTGACGGCGTGTGGGAGGTCCGTACGGATCGCGGACTCGGCAGCCCCGGGAGCGGGGTGCGGGACCTCCGGGAGACGGGCGCCACCGGCCGGCTCTCGGCGGAATTCGGCGCCGCGCTGCGGAACGAGCCGGAACTGCTGTCGCGCGTCACGCGATTGCTGCTGGACCGGCACTTTCCGCCCTCCGTCCACGGGGAGTTGTGCGAGGCCGTCGGCCTGGAGCTGGACCCGGCGGAGGTCGTCCCCATCTCGACCGCACGCAAGCAGCGGGACCGGCGCATGCGCGAACTGGTGCTGACGGCCTACGAGTACCGGTGCGCCTTCTGCGGCTACGACGGCCGGCTCGGCCCGGTCCCGGTGGGGCTGGAGGCCGCCCATGTGCGGTGGTGGGCGCTGGGCGGACCGGACGACGTCGACAACGGGCTGTGCCTGTGCTCGCTCCATCACAAGCTCTTCGACAAGGGCGTCCTCGGGGTCGACGGCGACCACCGCGTCCTCGTCTCCCAGCACTTCGTCGGCCACAGCCCCGCCGCCCGCGAGCAGGTCCTCGCACTGGCGGGACGTGCCCTGGTCGGTCCGCAGCCGGGCGTCCGCCCCGTGGCGGCCTACCATCTCGACTGGCACATCAGCCAGGTCTTCCGCGGCACACCGCGCCCCGCCACGGCCGCCTGA
- a CDS encoding DUF4232 domain-containing protein: MKSKLTAVALAAIVVAGTAAAAAPASAAAQAEPTRCHTADLKAGFAMGGDAKPEMQQTEKQTQAYIWFTNKSERTCTLSGFAGVDMVGAQTTDGTWSLVRSAQKPQKLTLEKGDTVDFSITLLPVAASTPRAEKFVPAKFLVTPPNETDHFTLTWPFGGQILKQDAATRPATYLNPIGL; this comes from the coding sequence ATGAAGAGCAAGCTGACCGCCGTGGCCCTGGCGGCGATCGTCGTCGCCGGCACCGCCGCTGCCGCCGCTCCGGCCTCCGCCGCCGCGCAGGCCGAGCCGACCCGCTGCCACACCGCGGACCTGAAGGCCGGCTTCGCCATGGGCGGTGACGCGAAGCCCGAGATGCAGCAGACCGAGAAGCAGACCCAGGCGTACATCTGGTTCACGAACAAGAGCGAGCGCACCTGCACGCTGTCCGGCTTCGCGGGGGTCGACATGGTCGGCGCGCAGACGACCGACGGCACGTGGTCGCTGGTGCGGTCCGCCCAGAAGCCGCAGAAGCTGACGCTGGAGAAGGGGGACACGGTGGACTTCAGCATCACGCTGCTCCCGGTGGCCGCGTCGACGCCCCGGGCGGAGAAGTTCGTCCCCGCGAAGTTCCTCGTGACTCCGCCGAACGAGACGGACCACTTCACCCTGACGTGGCCCTTCGGCGGCCAGATCCTCAAGCAGGACGCCGCCACCCGCCCGGCTACCTACCTCAACCCGATCGGCTTGTAG
- a CDS encoding ATP-binding protein, which produces MLTATTTRADEPELPAIAERFVSSPRGARLARHLAVRRMEEWGYPAASDVSCSVALVVGELAANAVRHGRVPGGDFGLRLALDLAAGLVRIEVADAASAKRPPAAPPSSYPEGESGRGLLLVDVLAARWGSEPRRPVGKTVWAEVPLEVPTRL; this is translated from the coding sequence GTGCTGACAGCAACCACCACCCGGGCAGACGAGCCAGAACTCCCCGCGATCGCCGAGCGGTTCGTCTCCTCTCCGCGAGGTGCGCGGCTTGCCCGGCACCTTGCCGTCAGGCGCATGGAGGAGTGGGGCTACCCGGCGGCGTCCGACGTGTCGTGCAGCGTCGCCCTCGTCGTCGGCGAACTCGCCGCGAACGCCGTACGGCACGGCCGAGTCCCCGGAGGGGACTTCGGTCTCCGGCTCGCCCTCGACCTGGCGGCGGGGCTGGTTCGTATCGAGGTCGCCGACGCCGCCTCCGCGAAGCGACCACCCGCGGCCCCGCCCTCGTCGTACCCCGAGGGCGAGTCCGGTCGAGGGCTGCTGCTGGTGGACGTCCTGGCCGCGCGCTGGGGATCGGAGCCTCGTCGCCCGGTGGGCAAGACGGTGTGGGCGGAGGTGCCCCTTGAGGTGCCAACTCGCTTGTAG
- a CDS encoding methyltransferase — MITTLSGDTSRLRATVDFVKKQDNAALLPLLLPGLDGPELRALAERCRFSHAALLVFPSDEAELRAMLTACGLGAVPSPRPSVVVRERLAVRHRRPADELDVGILRPEVAGADGEHRTVEVFALTVPPGSGLETLAAYEREREHETHLAFDVVAPDPLVLRGLCATFARYGATPDGGGYNAHENGTVFYFDAPAEAKAGYRRVELYVPGDHRDALAEHRARQPAETLLRLLTGAWTTQALTAFAQLGVADAMDGDRGIGVAELAREVGARPGNLAILLRYLVMLGVVAEGRDGFRLTGPGALLRADAPGSMRALALMYGGPFYRSFAGLGHTVRTGEVAFEHLFGENHFDHFARDPELAELFDRSMAAGSAMFDPLPTHPALTAAAAGGATVVDVAGGNGELLGRVLAAHPRLNGVLLERPHAVEAARLRLAEAGLGARCSFVTGDFADVPAGGDVYVLSRVLHDWDDERCREILRHCARAMPDHADLLVVERVLPSDGSVSLATAWDLHMMCNVGGRERRADHYGRLFADAGLALVDRTPLPLDGHVLHVRKARSAWT, encoded by the coding sequence ATGATCACGACGTTGTCGGGCGACACGTCCCGCCTGCGCGCGACGGTCGACTTCGTCAAGAAACAGGACAACGCCGCACTGCTCCCGCTGCTGCTGCCCGGACTCGACGGCCCGGAACTGCGGGCGCTCGCGGAGCGCTGTCGTTTCTCCCATGCCGCGCTGCTCGTCTTCCCGTCGGACGAGGCCGAGTTGCGTGCCATGCTCACCGCCTGCGGGCTCGGCGCGGTCCCGTCGCCGAGGCCGAGCGTCGTCGTACGCGAGCGACTGGCCGTACGGCATCGGCGGCCGGCGGACGAGCTGGACGTCGGCATCCTGCGACCCGAGGTAGCCGGCGCGGACGGGGAGCACCGTACGGTTGAGGTCTTCGCGCTGACCGTGCCACCGGGGTCGGGTCTGGAGACGCTGGCCGCGTACGAGCGGGAGCGGGAGCACGAGACCCACCTCGCCTTCGACGTCGTGGCTCCCGACCCCCTGGTGCTGCGCGGCCTGTGCGCGACCTTCGCACGCTACGGAGCCACCCCGGACGGCGGCGGCTACAACGCGCACGAGAACGGCACCGTGTTCTATTTCGACGCACCCGCCGAAGCCAAGGCCGGGTACCGGCGCGTCGAGCTGTACGTCCCCGGCGACCACCGCGACGCCCTCGCCGAGCATCGCGCCCGGCAGCCCGCCGAAACGCTCCTGCGCCTGCTGACCGGGGCGTGGACGACCCAGGCACTGACCGCCTTCGCGCAGCTCGGGGTGGCCGACGCCATGGACGGCGACCGAGGGATCGGCGTGGCGGAGCTGGCGCGGGAGGTCGGCGCGAGGCCGGGGAACCTGGCGATCCTGCTGCGTTATCTCGTGATGCTGGGCGTGGTGGCGGAGGGCCGCGACGGCTTCCGGCTCACCGGACCGGGCGCGCTGCTGCGGGCGGACGCCCCGGGATCCATGCGGGCGTTGGCGCTGATGTACGGCGGCCCGTTCTACCGGTCCTTCGCCGGGCTCGGGCACACCGTGCGCACGGGAGAGGTCGCCTTCGAGCACCTCTTCGGCGAGAACCACTTCGACCACTTCGCCCGCGACCCCGAACTCGCGGAACTCTTCGACCGGTCCATGGCCGCCGGCTCCGCGATGTTCGACCCGCTCCCCACCCATCCGGCCCTCACCGCCGCGGCGGCGGGCGGGGCCACGGTGGTCGATGTCGCGGGCGGCAACGGGGAGTTGCTGGGCCGCGTCCTCGCCGCGCACCCACGCCTGAACGGCGTCCTGCTGGAGCGCCCGCACGCCGTCGAGGCCGCCCGCCTGCGGCTGGCGGAGGCGGGTCTCGGCGCCCGCTGCTCCTTCGTGACCGGCGACTTCGCGGACGTGCCCGCGGGCGGTGACGTCTACGTCCTGTCCCGCGTCCTGCACGACTGGGACGACGAGCGCTGCCGCGAGATCCTGCGCCACTGTGCCCGCGCGATGCCCGACCACGCCGACCTGCTCGTCGTCGAGCGCGTCCTGCCCTCCGACGGCTCGGTCTCGCTGGCCACCGCCTGGGATCTGCACATGATGTGCAACGTCGGCGGACGCGAACGGCGCGCCGACCACTACGGCCGGCTGTTCGCCGACGCGGGCCTCGCCCTGGTGGACCGGACACCGCTTCCCCTGGACGGGCACGTGCTGCACGTCAGGAAGGCCCGGTCCGCCTGGACGTGA
- a CDS encoding DUF397 domain-containing protein — protein sequence MAEGFREAVVPVRDSKVPHGPALCFHAASWAAFIGELKAGPHHRP from the coding sequence GTGGCCGAGGGATTCCGAGAGGCCGTCGTCCCGGTCCGTGACAGCAAGGTCCCGCACGGTCCGGCACTGTGCTTCCACGCCGCCTCCTGGGCCGCGTTCATAGGCGAGTTGAAAGCCGGGCCGCACCACCGCCCCTGA
- a CDS encoding helix-turn-helix domain-containing protein — protein sequence MAALFGARVRRLRTAAGLTQAELGDRTHVVSTRITQIERASGAKPTLELARALDAALGADDLLVELWPYVYREAFPDWSRKFMEFAERAVVIREYAAHVVPGLLQTEDYARAVLRTGRTLGSEEQLEERVALRMGRQERLGTSDRPELWVVLDEAVLRRPVGGHAVMREQLARLVATSTERHITVQVLPFDQGEHEVMGGSLTVLTMPDSSEIAYTEGAHYGQLIEDPDEVRSFALTYDRLRAAALPPLMSLDMIRSVMEDNHRGAKVPSRSERRRLAQEQLQQSGGRQLRGSGRGIPRGRRPGP from the coding sequence ATGGCGGCGCTGTTCGGCGCGCGGGTGCGCAGGCTCCGCACGGCGGCCGGACTGACGCAGGCCGAACTCGGTGACCGGACGCACGTGGTGAGCACGCGGATCACCCAGATCGAGCGGGCGTCCGGAGCGAAGCCGACGCTGGAGCTGGCGCGTGCGCTGGACGCGGCCCTCGGCGCGGACGACCTGCTGGTCGAGTTGTGGCCGTACGTGTACCGGGAGGCGTTTCCGGACTGGTCGCGCAAGTTCATGGAGTTCGCGGAGCGGGCGGTGGTCATCCGTGAGTACGCGGCTCATGTGGTGCCCGGCCTGTTGCAGACGGAGGACTACGCACGGGCCGTGCTGAGAACCGGCCGGACACTCGGCAGCGAGGAGCAGTTGGAAGAGCGGGTCGCCCTTCGTATGGGACGACAGGAGCGCCTTGGTACGTCTGATCGGCCCGAGCTGTGGGTGGTGCTCGACGAGGCGGTGCTCAGACGTCCGGTCGGCGGCCATGCGGTGATGCGTGAGCAGTTGGCGCGACTGGTCGCGACCTCGACCGAGCGTCACATCACTGTGCAAGTACTGCCGTTCGACCAAGGCGAGCACGAAGTCATGGGTGGCTCGCTCACGGTGCTCACCATGCCGGACAGTTCGGAGATCGCCTACACCGAGGGCGCGCACTACGGCCAACTCATCGAGGATCCGGACGAGGTCAGGAGTTTCGCGCTGACCTACGATCGGCTGAGGGCGGCAGCTCTGCCCCCGCTCATGTCACTCGACATGATCCGATCCGTGATGGAGGACAACCACCGTGGAGCGAAGGTCCCATCCCGATCTGAACGGCGTCGCCTGGCGCAGGAGCAGCTACAGCAATCAGGAGGGCGGCAACTGCGTGGAAGTGGCCGAGGGATTCCGAGAGGCCGTCGTCCCGGTCCGTGA
- a CDS encoding 4-hydroxybenzoate 3-monooxygenase has product MVVLGAGPAGLVLGNLLQDSGIDCVLLERAERAHVQTRARAGFLAAHTVRILERHGLDEGLRRRGQAHSTCEFRTEDGRFRLDYSGLGRGERHTVYPQQHLVTDLLTRFLAVGGRVHFATEAVDVLDADTDRPSVTVREADGRPVRLRARYVAGCDGRHGAARRSLPAGSARRQHLDHGVTWLGLLAQAPPSLDAVGYAVHERGFAGHMARTSEITRYYLECERGTPADAWSDERIWDELELRMRATEYGPLHRGPVVERAVVGLESDVLEPLRHGSLFLVGDAAGLISPSAAKGANLAVLEAELLARALIAALHHGDTKGLDAYSARSLAHIWRAQEFSHWMIGLLHGPSGTDGPSLFHNSLRRSRLASLRTSRSRQDWFAEHYVGV; this is encoded by the coding sequence GTGGTCGTCCTCGGTGCCGGTCCGGCCGGGCTCGTGCTCGGCAATCTCCTCCAGGACAGCGGGATCGACTGCGTCCTGCTGGAGCGTGCCGAGCGCGCTCACGTCCAGACGCGGGCGCGTGCCGGGTTCCTGGCCGCCCACACCGTACGGATCCTGGAGCGGCACGGGCTGGACGAGGGGCTGCGCCGGCGTGGACAGGCCCACAGCACCTGCGAGTTCCGCACGGAGGACGGCCGGTTCCGGCTGGACTACAGCGGCCTCGGGCGCGGCGAGCGGCACACCGTCTACCCCCAACAGCACCTGGTCACCGACCTGTTGACCCGGTTTCTGGCCGTCGGCGGCCGGGTCCACTTCGCCACCGAGGCGGTGGACGTCCTCGACGCCGACACGGACCGGCCCTCGGTGACCGTGCGCGAGGCGGACGGGCGGCCCGTCCGCCTGCGGGCCCGGTACGTGGCCGGGTGCGACGGGCGGCACGGTGCGGCCCGGCGGTCGCTGCCGGCCGGCTCGGCGCGTCGGCAGCATCTGGACCACGGGGTGACCTGGCTGGGACTGCTCGCCCAGGCTCCGCCCAGTCTGGACGCCGTCGGGTACGCGGTGCACGAGCGGGGCTTCGCCGGGCACATGGCGCGGACCAGCGAGATCACCCGTTACTACCTGGAGTGCGAGCGCGGGACGCCGGCCGATGCCTGGTCCGACGAGCGGATCTGGGACGAGCTGGAGCTGCGGATGCGGGCGACGGAGTACGGCCCGCTGCACCGGGGCCCCGTCGTGGAGCGGGCCGTCGTCGGTCTGGAGTCCGATGTGCTCGAACCGCTGCGCCACGGTTCGCTGTTCCTGGTGGGCGACGCCGCCGGCCTCATCAGCCCGTCCGCCGCGAAGGGCGCCAACCTCGCCGTTCTGGAAGCCGAGTTGCTCGCGCGCGCCCTGATCGCCGCTCTCCACCACGGCGACACCAAGGGGCTCGACGCCTACTCCGCGCGCAGCCTCGCCCACATCTGGCGTGCGCAGGAGTTCTCGCACTGGATGATCGGGCTCCTGCACGGCCCGTCCGGCACGGACGGCCCGTCCCTGTTCCACAACTCCCTGCGCCGCTCCCGCCTCGCGTCGCTGCGCACCTCCCGCAGCCGGCAGGACTGGTTCGCCGAGCACTACGTCGGCGTATGA